The Streptomyces sp. NBC_01353 genome contains a region encoding:
- a CDS encoding amidase, which yields MTTFDERTTVHAFRDDALGEHDAVGLASAIRRGEVSAAEVARDAAERVRAVEARLHAVQVHVESPAHTVGAGGAGGAFAGVPTFVKDNTDHQGLPTGHGSAAFTPRAARQHAPFARQFLSSGVTVLGKTRLPEFGFSPTTEYEGAEPVRNPWNTGYSAGGSSGGSAALVAAGAVPIAHANDGGGSIRIPAACCGLVGLKPTRGRVVANAQSRQLPLDLISDGVVSRSVRDTAAFLAAAETHWRNPKLPPLGLIEGPSGRRLRIGFLLDSPNGVQADTATRTAVTETVATLERLGHTVEPVELALDPRFTEDFLAYWGMLSFLLGITGRTLGTDFDRRRMDGLSRGLREAYLESWQRTPAVLRRLKRTVRAYAAAFRGLDLILSPVLAHTTPPIGHLSPTVPYATLIERILAYVAFTPVNNVVGTPSISLPATSATEDGLPIGVMFSGRPGGERTLLEVAFALEAEQPFRRIQDV from the coding sequence GTGACGACTTTCGACGAACGAACGACGGTGCATGCCTTCCGGGACGATGCCCTGGGGGAGCACGACGCCGTCGGCCTCGCCTCGGCGATTCGGCGGGGCGAGGTCAGCGCCGCCGAGGTCGCGCGGGATGCCGCGGAGCGGGTGCGGGCGGTCGAGGCGCGGCTCCACGCGGTCCAGGTGCACGTCGAATCCCCCGCGCACACGGTCGGCGCAGGCGGTGCGGGTGGCGCCTTCGCCGGGGTGCCGACCTTCGTCAAGGACAACACCGACCACCAGGGGCTGCCCACCGGCCACGGCAGCGCGGCCTTCACTCCGCGGGCCGCCCGACAGCACGCGCCGTTCGCCCGGCAGTTCCTCAGCAGCGGCGTCACGGTGCTGGGCAAGACCCGGCTGCCCGAGTTCGGGTTCAGTCCGACCACGGAGTACGAGGGCGCAGAGCCCGTTCGTAACCCTTGGAACACGGGCTACTCGGCGGGCGGTTCGTCCGGCGGCAGCGCCGCGCTCGTCGCGGCCGGGGCGGTCCCGATCGCGCACGCCAACGACGGCGGCGGGTCGATCCGGATCCCCGCCGCCTGCTGCGGACTCGTCGGTCTCAAGCCGACCCGTGGCCGGGTCGTGGCGAACGCCCAGAGCCGTCAACTGCCGCTGGACCTCATCTCCGACGGTGTCGTGAGCCGCTCCGTGCGGGACACCGCCGCGTTCCTCGCCGCCGCCGAGACCCACTGGCGCAACCCGAAGCTTCCTCCCCTGGGCCTGATCGAAGGCCCCTCGGGCCGGCGTTTGCGGATCGGGTTCCTGCTCGACTCGCCGAACGGCGTCCAGGCCGACACCGCCACCCGGACGGCCGTCACGGAGACCGTGGCCACGCTCGAACGGCTCGGCCACACCGTGGAGCCGGTCGAGCTTGCCCTCGACCCCCGCTTCACCGAAGACTTCCTCGCCTACTGGGGGATGCTGTCGTTCCTCCTCGGCATCACGGGCCGGACCCTCGGCACGGACTTCGACCGGCGCCGCATGGACGGCCTCAGCCGGGGCCTGCGCGAGGCGTACCTCGAGAGCTGGCAGCGCACTCCGGCCGTGCTGCGGAGGCTGAAGCGGACGGTGCGGGCGTACGCGGCGGCCTTCCGCGGTCTCGACCTCATCCTCTCTCCGGTGCTCGCCCACACCACGCCGCCCATCGGTCACCTCAGCCCGACCGTTCCGTACGCGACGCTCATCGAACGGATCCTCGCGTACGTCGCGTTCACGCCGGTCAACAATGTCGTCGGCACACCGTCGATCTCGCTGCCGGCCACGAGCGCCACGGAGGACGGACTGCCCATCGGCGTCATGTTCTCCGGCCGCCCCGGTGGTGAACGGACGCTGCTGGAGGTCGCGTTCGCACTGGAGGCGGAGCAGCCCTTCCGGCGAATTCAGGACGTGTGA